The proteins below come from a single Miscanthus floridulus cultivar M001 chromosome 1, ASM1932011v1, whole genome shotgun sequence genomic window:
- the LOC136450588 gene encoding cationic amino acid transporter 2, vacuolar-like — protein MALEAGSSGGGGRGWGGGFRSLMRRKQVDSDRVRAEGQPQLAKELNVPELVAIGVGSTVGAGVYVLVGTVAREHAGPALTISFLIAGIAAALSAFCYAELASRCPSAGSAYHYSYICVGEGVAWLIGWALVLEYTIGGSAVARGISPNLALFFGGQDSLPWILARHQLPWFGIIVDPCAAALVFVVTVLLCVGIKESSFAQGVVTVLNACVMIFVIVAGSYIGFQIGWVGYKVSDGYFPHGVNGMLAGSATVFFAYIGFDTVASTAEEVKNPQRDLPLGIGVALAICCALYMAVSVVIVGLVPYFAMDPDTPISSAFTEHGMQWAMYVVTSGAVLALCSTLMGSLLPQPRILMAMARDGLLPSFFSDVYKQTQVPVKSTIVTGIFAAALAFAMDVSQLAGMVSVGTLLAFTIVAVSILILRYVPPDEVPLPPSMQESFRLNQECNEETDRGLLGVGNCNLSQTKDVIVVVESVKDPLIDKRLHKGKMDETKRRKIASLSIASVCVGVLILTSSASATWLPFLPICIGCIIGVVLLLAGLSLLSWIDQDAGRHSFGHSGGFTCPFVPVLPVLCILINTYLLINLGGDTWMRVGIWLLMGVLVYVFYGRTHSSLTDVVYVPVAQADEIYRSSSGYVS, from the exons ATGGCATTGGAGGcggggagcagcggcggcggcgggaggggaTGGGGCGGCGGGTTCCGGAGCCTGATGCGGCGGAAGCAGGTGGACTCCGATCGGGTCCGCGCCGAGGGCCAGCCGCAGCTCGCCAAGGAGCTCAACGTGCCGGAGCTGGTCGCCATCG GGGTTGGTTCCACAGTTGGAGCTGGAGTATACGTTCTTGTGGGAACAGTTGCTAGGGAGCACGCTGGTCCTGCATTGACAATTTCATTTCTGATAGCTGGAATAGCAGCCGCGCTTTCAGCTTTCTGTTATGCTGAGCTTGCTAGTCGTTGCCCCTCTGCTGGAAGTGCCTACCATTATTCATACATCTGTGTTGGAGAAGG TGTTGCCTGGTTGATTGGCTGGGCTCTTGTGCTGGAATATACTATTGGTGGATCTGCTGTTGCCCGTGGCATATCTCCAAATTTA GCATTGTTTTTTGGAGGACAGGATAGTCTGCCATGGATTTTAGCACGCCATCAGCTTCCATGGTTTGGTATCATTGTTGACCCCTGCGCAGCTGCTCTTGTTTTTGTTGTGACTGTTTTACTGTGCGTGGGAATTAAAGAG AGTTCATTTGCACAAGGAGTTGTAACAGTTCTGAATGCTTGTGTAATGATATTTGTTATTGTGGCTGGTAGTTATATTGGCTTCCAAATAGGATGGGTCGGCTACAAGGTTTCTGACGG GTATTTCCCACATGGAGTAAATGGAATGCTTGCTGGATCAGCAACTGTTTTCTTTGCATACATAGGCTTTGATACAGTCGCTAGTACAGCTGAAGAG GTAAAGAATCCACAGAGAGATCTGCCATTGGGAATTGGAGTAGCATTGGCTATTTGCTGTGCGTTGTATATGGCTGTTTCTGTCGTTATTGTTGGGCTGGTACCGTATTTCGCCATGGACCCAGATACTCCTATTTCATCAGCCTTCACAGAACATGGAATGCAATGGGCCAT GTATGTTGTGACAAGTGGTGCTGTTCTTGCACTCTGCTCGACCTTGATGGGTTCACTTCTTCCACAG CCTAGAATACTTATGGCCATGGCACGAGATGGTCtgttgccatccttcttctctgATGTTTACAAACAAACTCAAGTACCTGTTAAGAGCACAATTGTGACTGGCATCTTTGCAGCTGCTCTGGCTTTTGCAATGGATGTTTCACAGTTAGCAGGAATG GTCAGTGTAGGCACACTCCTTGCATTCACCATAGTTGCTGTCTCAATCTTGATACTCAGATATGTTCCTCCGGATGAGGTCCCTTTGCCACCCTCTATGCAAGAATCATTCCGTTTGAACCAGGAATGCAATGAGGAAACGGACAGGGGCCTTCTTGGCGTTGGGAACTGTAACTTGTCTCAGACAAAGGATGTCATTGTGGTAGTAGAATCAGTGAAGGACCCTCTCATTGATAAAAGACTGCATAAAG GCAAGATGGATGAGACGAAACGCAGAAAGATAGCCTCTTTAAGCATAGCGTCTGTGTGTGTAGGGGTTCTGATCCTCACATCTTCAGCCTCTGCCACATGGTTGCCTTT TCTCCCGATATGTATTGGCTGCATCATTGGAGTTGTGCTCCTTCTGGCTGGCCTCAGCTTGCTCTCCTGGATCGACCAAGATGCTGGCAGGCACTCTTTTGGTCATTCCGGAG GATTCACATGCCCTTTTGTTCCAGTGCTACCAGTTTTGTGTATCCTGATAAATACGTATCTGTTGATAAACCTGGG TGGTGACACATGGATGAGGGTTGGCATATGGCTGCTGATGGGTGTTCTTGTGTACGTTTTCTATGGACGAACCCACAGCTCCCTAACAGATGTCGTTTACGTTCCGGTAGCGCAAGCTGATGAGATATACAGGAGTTCATCAGGATATGTATCATAG